The Salvelinus fontinalis isolate EN_2023a chromosome 32, ASM2944872v1, whole genome shotgun sequence nucleotide sequence CATATGCTTTTCTTTATGCCATTGAGTCTGAGTCACAAATTTAAAACATGCAGAAATACATGGAATCAGATAAGCAGATATTGAATGAAGCTACATTTATGAAACAATTTGGTCGAATTTGTATGAGGTTTGGTTAAAAAAGTGAAAAACATAGTACAAATATGTATAAACTGTAATGACACTTTGGAATAATATTAGTTGCAAAAAATCGAATCTCTTGTCTTTTTACTGAAAACGTCATCTCATAGAAGCACAATCGTTTCTGTGTGACGTTGCCTGGGCACCATGGAAACCGCTCTTAGCTTGAGTCATTTCGTTCTTCAGTCTCTATAACAGTTTGAGAGCTACAGGAGCTACATGAGTACGGAATGACTGATGACATtctcagttagctggctatctgtTATCGTTAGTTGACcatctagcttgctagctagctaatcttGTTTAGTTTGATCTAGCTACCTTGTTAGGTTAGTGACAGTTGGTAaactggttagctagctacattagctAAGGTTACGTATTAGCTAGCTACTAGTTTTTTTGCTTGGAAGACGTTGTTGTCAAGAGGTGGTCCACAGAACAAAGACTCGAATCAATGCTCGAATCAATAAAAGTCACTGGTATGTATGCACTTCATCTGTGTATGACTTGAATTTGCTTgaattagctaacattagctttcCAATTTGTCCAGAAAGCCAGCAACAACATAAACACACTGCACTTCAAACAGATCAAATGCTTATAATAAGTTGTGCTGCATATATGTTGATTTTCCACTCACTCTGAAACTGGCTGTTGTTTTGACACTCGTTCATTTTAtgtttttaataataataatgtattacatttttaaaGTGCTTCTAgagcaaaaaacatcaagcactaGTATCAGGACAGGTCAACAAATAGAGGCCAAGCTGAAAGCTGCATCCTCTGAAGATGAAGAGGGTCAGTTTATGGCTTGAGCAGAGTGAGCTGGTCAGAGAATGATAGATGATGGTGCTGGAGTCTGCTGATGATCTTGTAGAGACATTATGGACATGTTAGACATTATAAAGCAGTCATAACGTACATGCTTAACTTTTCAAGCACCTTTCAAGACACCAAAAGTCACTTTTACATACACAAGATAAAAAATCTATAAAAGCACACATTTAAAAGAGTAAGCATATAAAAAGTACACCAACATTGTTATAACAAGTCTAACAATGCATTATTACTGTCAGTAGCTGTTGCAGTACTTGTTAGTACATTGACATGGTCAAGGGATATTTATCCATTGTTAATGTATTTGTTCCATGACCAGCTACTAGACTCATCTTTTGGAATGATTCAGCTTGGGTACTGTTATCTGAAATGGTTTGTTTTGAAATCCGTTGTTGCCATGTGATCTGCTGAAGTCCTGAATTGGTTGAGTTGTTAGTGCAGTGGTTGCATAGCTTCCACGTCAGTGCTCCTGTCTGAACAAAGTAGTTATACACATGGTGATGACGCTCCTGGTCAACCAGCCCATCTCACTGGATCACAGGACACAAGGCTATACACTAGGGCTGCTACTCTGTCAGACTCTGGAGACACGATGGGAACCATTTGGCGACACGCCTACATAACTGACTGTGCTTTGTgcataatagtcccactaaggaCTGCTGGTACAATTGCTATAAAGCTGTAACTGGAGAGGTTGTCAGAAATGTCCATTTGGATATGTCCATTTGAAGTCTATGCACTATGATTCTATGAAATGGAGGAGGATAGAAGCAGCCTTTATTGCCTTGTGGTGAGTCAGTGTTTCTCTGCAAACCCAAACTAATGATATCACCCTCTGAGCTATTGAATAATCCTCTATTGGGTTCTGTAaacaacacatgcacacatgACATAATTCACAGAAGTCTAGCTTTAGAGCTGAACTGGCTGCAGACTGAAGAAGCTCCTCTGTATCGTTCTGTAAGAGGATTAGTCTATGTACTGTTCAGTGAGTTAGTGAGAGAATCTAAAATAAGTAAGCTGCTGCGTCAGTATTACTGACTCAACCCTCGGTCAGTCATCATCACTTGTTGTTTCAGAAAGGCTCCATTGGCCAGAGATGGAGCAGTCTAAGAAGTACCTCCTGAGCTCGACAGTGCCGGTAAAGATGGAGATCTCTAAGAAGTACTCAAGCCCCACTGTGCCGGACAAGCAGCCTCTGAGCCCCACTCAGGTGTGCCTGGAGAAGCTGTCCTCCAGCATCCTCAAGGACCTCTTCACCACAGGAACCAGCAGCTACAATGTGCTCCTGCAgggcgaggaggaggagagacagagcccAAAGCACTCCCCGTACCGCAGGCCCAAGAAGACTGTGAGATGTGCCTCTACATCCAGCAGGTCACATGATAACCACCGCCACCCGTCTGTAACTCCTCTGTTACTGTTGGGCCAGCAGGGCAGCGGAGACACCAGGGACACCAGGCACTCCTCCCaccaccatgtcttctcctccGCCTCAGGGGGCTTCGCCAGCGGACAAAAGGCAGCCCACAGCATCACAGTCCTGGGTAGCACCATGGGCCTGTCCCCCCGCCCTGTTGCCCGGCCACGGAAGACCTGCTTTTCCAGCTCACCCCGTACCAAGCTGCCCTCTCTGCCCAGAGGAGGGGCAATGCGGGAAGGGGAGAACACCGGAATCAAGAAGCTTTGCATCCTCACTGCCATCAAGCCATCCAACGTAGAGAAAGAGAAGGTGAAGTTCTTCAAGTCTGACTTTAGCTACAATCCTCAGTTTGAGTACAGCAACCCCGTGTCTCCGCTGGTGCTGGCTCGCCACAACAATGCCTCCGACCGCTTTCTGACACAGGTGAGACACATGTCAATTAAGTAATAGTGTTTTTTTGGGCCATTTTAAACCATACATCTCCCTACACATCAGCTATAACAGTGGAGAGGTGAGGAGCGAATTATCATGCCAATTACTGTTACAGGTAAGTCTAAGGACAGGAGACAAGTTTTATACAACTAAGGCAAGAGGTAGACTAGGCACAACAAACAGTAAGCACTTCCAGAGGTCGGTACAGATGacctaccctgtcctaaaccatgTCCCAAGTGCCCAATGCTACTGCTGAGCCGGCTGATTTTAAATAGTGAGGCACATTGTGCCGGGGTCAAGCCCAGAGCCTGTGGCCTAACAATTTCTCTCTGCCAATCCTCTTATTCTCCCAGGACTGAGCTGAAGTAAATCTGCCCACTCAGTGAAAGCCACGTAGCCAGTCAGCAGACAAACCCTGACAGACAAACCCTGACAGACAAGCTTGGATAGATTAGTTGGGGGGAAAAGTGCTTTAAAACTCAAGCTTAGCACACCAGTCAGGGGGTGGAAAGAGACACCagtgctctctctgtctgagcTGTAGTCTGAAGATCTATCCACATTAGTATTTATCAAATGGCTATCCACATTAGCCCTTATTCTGGCCAGATAGCCAACAAGCTACGCTAACAACAGATCAATACCTGAGTGAGTATGTTAAAAGTCATGTTGTGATTACCCCAACAAGAGAGACAAGAGAAATCAGACATCGTAAAGGTTATTGGATACATGAATATTACTGAACATCTTTGTACCTCACACAATAGTTAGTGGAGCTACAAGAATGAATTGAGGGAGAAATCAATTTCCAATAAAATATTCTTTCAAGCACTACTGTAAATCACAGTGATTGTACTAGGTAGCCTGCTGTCTAACATATAGTTCAGTAGAATGAATAGAATGTAGTCTGGTCTAGTGTTTTGAGTGCGGTTGGAACCTAATAGCAACCCCTAAGGTGTTCTGTTGCGTGATTGCTATCTGGGTAACACTAGTATACCGATAGGAACCTATGGCAGCCTCTTTTGTTGAGTGAAGACTACAGAAAATGTAGGTAATGTGATCCTGTGGTGGACATTGCCGTTTGTGCTATTATGTTTACTTTCTTCCACTCCTGGTATTAGTATCGTTTTACACATTCCCATTGTGTATAACTGTGTGGCCATTCACTACACTGATGTAGAATAGAACCCCTTTTTTTGTTTTGATCCTCAATGCTGACAATCAACTGTTATTAAACTTCAGACGATGAAACACAAATTAGCCTATCTGCCCAACTTCATGTTGTTTAGGCTACCTCGTGCAGTAATCTTAACCCTGATAAGCTTCAGGAACTCATTTACACTGTGTGACTTCAACAGCTAATTGTACTATTGCGTAACAACTCCAGTTACTGTACATTTAACAGAACTGACTCGATTTCCGGTCTCTACTTGATCTCTATGGCGTGTGCGCTGGGGCGAGAGAGAGGATGATCTCTGTAATGATCTGTAGGGAGTAGGGACTGTCTCTATTAGGCCTAGTCCACAGCCCTGACCACACCacagagagaagaaagaaagCACTGTCCTGCCCTGGCCTTGCCACCTGACAAAACAACTCCAAGTGCTATTCCTAAAAGGGAGCTATTTATGTATATAGCCTAATCATAGATAGCTCTTTGCTATGCAGTATATCCCTCCAAACAAATCAACTGAAGGATGAGTCAAGTTCTTGTTATTTCCCTCAATATCATCTGAACACAAGTTGTACTCCTGAACTGAATCAAGCCTTTGTAGCTGTATCCTCACTGAGATAACACCTAAGTCATTCATTAGATTTTAGCGTAATGTTTTCTGTCATTATGTTTCTCTCCCCCTACAGGCGGTGCGTATCATGGAGTTGGCCCTCCAGAAGTATGGGAATTATGAGAAGTTTGAGCAAGCCACAGGAGGCAACCTGCTCACAAAGTGCCGTATCTGGTACCTGGTCAAGAAGTACATGGAAAAGGAGGGTTGTATTGGGGAGGTGAGAGGACATGGGCCAGCTGGAGTAATCTGATTCTAGAACTGTGGTCAAGGGCAACTTTTACCTGGAAAATGGTAGAAGGAACCCCTTACCACAGATCCAGGGTCAACTACAGCACCTTCAGAAAggattcacaccacttgactttttccacattttgttgtgttacagcctgaatttaaaatagattacatatatttttttttgtcactggcctacacacaatactacataatgtcaaagtggaattatgtttttagaagtcttgagtcaataagtattcaacccctctgttgtggcaagactaaataagttcaggagtaaaaatgtgcataaaagtcacgtaataagttgcatggactctgtgtgcaataatagtgtttaacataatatctctgtaccccacacatacaattatcggtccctcagtcgagcagtgaatttcaaacacagattcaatcacaaagattagggaggttttccaatgcctcacaaagaaaggcacctattggtagatgggtaaaaaaaataaaagcagacattgaatatccctttgagcatggagaATCAATTGATTCAATGGagatcaatacacccagtcactacaaagatacaggtgtccttcctaactcagttgccggagaggaaggaaaccgcccatggatttcaccatgaggccattttttttttatttaacctttatttaactaggcaagtcagttaagaacaaattcttatttacaatgatgacctaccaaaaggcaaaaggccttctGCGGGGATGGgggattcaaaataaaaaaaataaaaaatataggacaaaacacacatcacgacaagaaagacaacactacataaagagagacctaagacaacaacatagcatggcagcaacacatgacaacacagcatggtagcaacacaacatgacaacaaaatgatagaaacacaacatggcagcagcacaacatggtagcagcacaaaagagggtacaaacattgttgggcacagacaacagcacaaagggaaagaaggtagagacaacatgattgagtctttgaatgaagagattgagataaagctgtccagtttgagtgtttgttgcagcttgttccagttgctagctgcagcgaactgaaaagacaagcGATCCAGAGATATGTGTGCTTTGGGCTCCTTTTTAActgaatgtgactggcagaacgtgttgtatgtggaggatgagggctgcagtagatatctcagaaatgggggagtgaggcctaagagggttttataaataagcatcaaccagtaggTTTTGCGACAAgtttacagagatgaccagtttacagaggagtatagagtgcagtgatgtgtccaaaaaggagcattggtggcaaatctgatggccaaatggtaaagaacatatATTTTGGTGACTTGgtgaccaatggtgactttaaaagagTTGAAttactgtgataggagaaaactgaggatgaatcaacaacattgtagttactctacaatactaacctaattgacagaggggaaagaaggaagcctgtacagaatagtgttgactcaggggtgtgaatacttatgtaaatgagatatttctgtatttcatttaaatacatttgcaaaaactaaaaacatgttttcactttgtcgttattgggtaaaatatatttaatctatttttaattcaggctgtaacacaacaaaatgtggtataagtcaaggggtatgaatactttctgaaggcactgtatgttcatCCATCTAATGGTTATGTCAGAGAGCAGTTCCCAGGTGTACCATGGCTATAAAAGAACAGCCACACAGATACAGTAGGAGGCTGACATCCCCGACGTGACAGGCAACTTGTACAAGGTTTCCATTTCCATGAGCACCTCCGCTTTACAGCCCTGTTGTTTTTGTTGAATAAATGAATAATAACTTCTGAGACATTCTGAGCCATGAATGTCATAGAGACCATGGGAAACAGACATAATAAAATACCACTCTGCCTGCCTGGTTCATCTTGTTCCTCCTAAATCTCCCAAAAGAACAAACCCCCTAAGATCAATATAATTAACATTCTGCACACCCCAATCATAACAATTCCCACATAGTGACCCCATATTCTGCTATGGTACCGTAGCGCTTATTAAGGTAGACGTTTCTTAACCACATATCTCTATGTGGTGTCTTTGCCAGATAGTGCTCCATATAAAGTGAGTCTcaacatctctccctctttctgttgtCAGATAGTGGTCAACGTGACAGATGACCTCCTCTCCAGAGCGTCCATGACGGTGGTGAACAGCCGGCCCACTCTGACCATCAACATTGCCACAGCCCGGGAACACTGGTTGGAGGGCATGCTACGACACGAGATCGGTTGGTACTATAACTCCATTATACCTCTAGGGGTGCTTAGTTTTGTCAAGAGGTGCACAAATCCCAGTGTTTGTTCCAGTATTGCAGCCACACAGTAATGTATTTCAAGGGTAACATAATGCACACAGTTGTCCTGGATCAGGGAGAATGGGTCAGAAGTGCTAGGTGCAAAATATGTATTGGTTGATAAGAGGCACTTCCACAACCACAGCACATTTAAATGAACACAATCATTACTCATGGTCCTGGACCACTCAATACTGAACTTGCTGTTCGCTCACAGTAATTCACCGGCCCACTAGTATGCTCTGCTGTACTCAGCAGCACTGTTATTTTTTCTAGGATGAGGTCAGCTTGGGACTCTTCACCCTGTTGGTGAAATATAGCCACTGCGATCATTTCCTGTGTCTGTGCCCTCTGCCCAGGCACACACTACTTCCGGGGCATCAACAACGCCCAGCAGCCGTGGAACAGCGGAGTCGGCAGGAAGAAGCACAACCTCCGACCTTTGAACCCCACAGAGGAGGGGCTGGCCagcatccattctgtcctgttccgTAAGGACCCTACCCTGTGGAGGGCTGCCTTGCTCTACTACACTGTGTACCAGGCCAGCCGCAAGTCCTTCTCTCAGCTGTTCCACAGCCTGGGACGCTTCGTCCAGGACCCCAACACACGCTGGGACTATTGTGTACGAGCCAAGAGGGGACAGACCAACACCGCACAgccaggtaactaacacagacaCAACCGTTTGTTCACACGCTCATCCAGATGTAGTGTCTTCATTTGAGccggtttgctacagcaggaaaataatcctacagcaacaggaaatgtggattataattaatggacatttttgaagGAGTCGATACATCTTTCGTAAggaaaaatcaagtctgaaatttgaaGGTGTAAAttgcaaacttcagaagcctttttaaacctccgATACACTACACGTTCTAAATgttctgcattgcaggaaagttctcctgcaacagggtgatcaaattaagctCCTACATATGTACATCGGCACTCCTGCATGCAGCTACACGCCTATCTCTTACTTGAGCTTTTCCTCCTACTGGAGTCAGCATTTTCTACCAAGCCTTGGCTGCTTTTAACTTCTGATGTAATGAATGTGGACTTGGCTGTTTCAGTACGTACTGATGTCATCTCCATGGGCTTGTTGTTGTATATTTCAGGTTGTTTCAGTAAGGACCAGGTTTACCTGGATGGCATCCTGAAGAtcctgagacacagagagaagattGACTTCCAGCTGCTAATGTCCCTGGGGAAGGTGGGTAACAGGGGGTCTGTTTAATATATCAGACTAAGACCCATAGACATAGCAAGAGTAGGTTTATCAGGAGGCTGCCTAACCTGCATCCTATGCCTTTTTGTGCGTAATGATTATTTTTCAAAGGGTGTGCATTACACTGCAGACAGGAGACACAAAGGCGATGTGTTTGACTGCACAGCTTTCGtattgctctcctctctccttcaccataACTACAATGCCTATTTGCACATGAATTTAAATGAGATGACAGGCTGAAAAAGCTTACGTaaatacagcagtatgaggagaAAGCAGAGCAGACCATATTATTACTTCAGGCATAGAGAGGGAACACATGACTCAATGTGTTTCACACAGATGGGCTTCCAGtgttactgctgtctgttctagGCATATCTGTATAGCACAGGTGGCCAACTCTCCTCCTAGAGAGCTACTTggtatgcaggcttttgttcctgcCCTGCTCTAGCACATCTGATTCTAATGAGCTGCTCATCAGAGCATGGATTCGCAGTTCCTGGTGTGTTAGAGTagagctggaacaaaagcctgcctgGAGGAGGGTTGGCCAGTGGCACTCCCTGCTGAATAGAAACCTGCTTGTATTACATTATTCCATCTTGATTATTTCTGTCTATCTGATGTTTTTGTTTGCTTGTTCTAAAACAAATTAGCATGATCTCgattgtttctgtctgtctgcttgcccAGGTGTCGTACGAGGACGTGGATCGGCTGAAAGGCCTGGCGCAGATGGAGCCCGTGAGGATACCTCACTTCCTGCAGGACACAGCGTGCTACGCTGAACAGCTGGAGAAGATTATGGAGGTCAACCAGCTGACTGACGAGGAGCTTGGGGTGCTCATCCGAGAGGACTAGTGGGCCTGCACACTCAGTTACTCCAGTACATAGCTTTTATAGGTTAACAGCAACCGGACCAAGATCCATTTGGGATTGAAACGTTTTGTAAATAACAAAGGCATAGAGGTTGTTATAAAGGTATGTGTTAGAGTATGTGAGTGTGCGGGTTCTTCTGTCCCAGTACCCCATGAAAAGTGACCATATGCTCCTCATCAGAGCATACCCAGAAAGAAGTGACCCCTGACCCTCCAGCATGCCACACTTCCACCGAGCTACTGAGCTACCGAAACCTCATTAAAGTCAGTGACATCATTCACAGTGGCAACCCTGCATCTCTCACTACCATCCCCAACAGGCAAAATGGCATATGATGTCATGATGATGTAGTTTCCTGGTTGAAAACGGGTTTTCTACCACGTATGGTAGCTGTGTGACGTGACATGACTTGTGCAGCGTACTGTATTGTATGTAGGGTttccctctccatttctccatctctctcttgcaCCCCAAAGCTAAGTGCACTTCTATTTTCAATCTTCTGTTCCAAAAACGAATGGGTTCCTATGCTTTTACTGTGCCCTTGGTTGGTTGCTATTCTGATAGTTGATGTTCAGGGAATTACCCATGAaccagagagagtgtgtggttgTCAGGATCGGGCTGCAGTATGCGACATACAGGAGAGAGATGGCTATGGTATCATAAAAGCACAACACTGATTCATGATGTGCCAGGTTACAGTGGAAGAAGGCAACCTAACGAAGCACAAGACAGCAGCATAGTGCTGAGATAGTAGGATTGTGATAGCATAGAAGTGTATTGTGGATCATATGTATTTGTGCCCCGTTGATGTATCCGGCAAGAGGTTACCTTGGTGCAGCAGCATCAATCCCTACAAACACCCACCGTCTtaagatttgcacttttctctccAGAATTTATAACCTTTCACCTATGAACTTTGAACTGCTTTGTTTCTGGCAGTTTCCTTAGAGATAACCTTATAACCTTACACTGATGAACTTTCCTTGCTGCATTTTAAAACCAACCAATAGGCCTATTGTTTTTAAAGGCACATTACAACAGTAATATTGTACTGTAATGTTTTTCTCCGTTTGTCAAACATGATTGACAGGTTGTTGATGTTCTTGCTTTTGGTACATGTTATGAGAACTGAACACTGTGATATTTGATAAATATTGTTCTATTGACACTTCCACcaagcctggtcctagatcagtttgtgctgtcttgccaatagTTATTtccaatgaccataggagttggcaggacagcacaaactgatctgatcTGTAGGTAGCATGTTTGCTGCCGATACTTCACCACAAATGGCCCTGGGCAGATCCAACTGTATGATGAGcactatgtattgtattgtactgtattttaATACCTCCTGATGTTCACTGAAGCCCTGGGAAACCCTAATAAAGTGGATCCATCACTTTGGAGATTGACTTTGTGTTTCTGTCTGTTCTCAATCTGAGGGAAGAGGTGTTGCCGTCCCCTTGTCGCTTCATTAATCTCCGGTTTCGCTGTGAAacttgtctccattgtggctctgtgTTTATTGGCACCTACATGCTGGACAATAGGCCTCTGTCTACACGGATCACCAACAAGAACATGGCCTCTTATCCTGGGCGTCCACTCTGCTCCATAAAACCTGGGTCGTATTCACTAGGCATGAAATGGAAGAAAACAAGCTGAAACAGGGAGGTACTATCTGAACTTGTTCAATAAGAAATGCTTGTTTTAATTTTCTGTTGCAGAACGTTCTTAAACGTTTTTCTATGGGTGTGCCCTGATTTGTTAAACGAATAGGTGCTTGTCCTACTTGAGACAACTTCATAGTGTGGGCTGGTCAGGAGGTGTTTTCTATGGTTAGATATGGGTgtttatcagtggaggctgctgaggggaggatggctcataataatagctggaatggagtcaatggaaagGTATCCACCACatacatgtgtttgataccattccattgactccatttcagccattattttgagccatcctcccctcagcagccttcacCGGTGTTTATAGTCTATCGGTCAAGCTTGACCTGGCTGTTATTGTGTTATACTACTAACAATGGAATCAGGTTCATTGTAACATGGAAACCAGATGATATATGTATGAGATTCTATTTTTTACGCAAGACAATGTCAAAAGCCAAGTTTCTAAACATTCTGAGACAGTTTTTCTTTTGTTAGGGCATGTTTCACATGGCTTGGAAGCCAACCATAAATATTTCACAGAGCCATTTTGTTTTAGAAGCTTGTCTGGTAGAAGTGGGTTAAATGTTTGTAGGACAGGTGTGACAGCTGATGTGTGGGTGGGCTCAATGAGAGGAGGCCTCTGCAGTCCACATCTTTCACCGCTAGAGGGCAGTCCCATCCACTACTTTCTCCATAGCTCTATTCGGCAGTGATATGATTAGACTATGATATGTGAAATCACTTAAAAACGGAAGAAAGCGGCAACTCAACTCCCAACATCATATACCAATGATTAAAGTAGAATTATGAACATTACAAAAGGTGCATTTTACTTTAAACACATTCCATCCTAATGTGACAGAGCCAGTATTGACCGATAGTAACCATTCTCTTAGTGAGGATATGCTTGTATACATGACATCACAGACCGAAGGTTCCTTCTCAACTTCCTCATCCTGTAATACATGATGCTGACAGTGATGTAACCATAGCAACAGAGGATGTAACATCCCCCAAGCACAGTTCACTCCGACATGTGCCACTGAAAGAAGAACTTGGCTGAACTGAAACAGATAAGCTGTCTCAAGAGCAGAGCTCGACACTTTCCAGGCACACTTACCTTCAGGATGTCACAGCTTCCAAAATAGGAACCTCAGAGATGAATAGTCCTTATTTTCACATGAATCATCTGGTTGGAAAACCAGGTCTACTTTTTTAGGATACTGATAAAGAACAATCTTAAATGTCTGCCCACATGACAAAATactagtttactatagaatactacaatacttactatagaattataacggaaactgtagtatactgtagaatactatactacaaaCTGTAGGATCCACTGATCATGTGTattgtagtacttactatagaatgttgtagtatactgtagaatactatagtaaatgtTACAGTGCTATCTGCAAAAAAACTGTAGTCAATACTACAATAAGGTCTGCAAAAACACTGCACTTTTATAACTATAGTACCACACTAGTGTTTAATTTGCATATACACTGTCagttcccctcccccatatcgcAGTTTGAGCCACCAACAAGTGAGAAACCTGCATGCTatgtatagaccatatattgtgttccctgAATGAACCTAAATATGCTGCACTGTACGCAAATTCTGAAACATTGTCTACtctgaatttttttttaactatagTAGGCCTATTTATAGTGGTAGCCAACACACTTCAATGCAAAAGATCAACTGTCTGTTCACCTgttctactatactactactatatgttATAAACCTCGCTCCCTTTCGGATGCATAGAGCAAAAACTTGAAATTATAATAGCCTATCTAATAGGCCCAATTAAATGAGATGTGCTCATGGTAATTTGTTGTATGGCTACTTCAGAAATATGAACTCATCATAGCCAGAAACGGTGCAATGGTTATGATATACACtgaatatacaaaacattaagaacaccttcctaatatcgaGTTGCactcccccttttgccctcagaacagcctcaattcgtggACGCATGGTG carries:
- the LOC129831016 gene encoding putative tyrosine carboxypeptidase MATCAP2 isoform X2 → MEQSKKYLLSSTVPVKMEISKKYSSPTVPDKQPLSPTQVCLEKLSSSILKDLFTTGTSSYNVLLQGEEEERQSPKHSPYRRPKKTVRCASTSSRSHDNHRHPSVTPLLLLGQQGSGDTRDTRHSSHHHVFSSASGGFASGQKAAHSITVLGSTMGLSPRPVARPRKTCFSSSPRTKLPSLPRGGAMREGENTGIKKLCILTAIKPSNVEKEKVKFFKSDFSYNPQFEYSNPVSPLVLARHNNASDRFLTQAVRIMELALQKYGNYEKFEQATGGNLLTKCRIWYLVKKYMEKEGCIGEIVVNVTDDLLSRASMTVVNSRPTLTINIATAREHWLEGMLRHEIGTHYFRGINNAQQPWNSGVGRKKHNLRPLNPTEEGLASIHSVLFRKDPTLWRAALLYYTVYQASRKSFSQLFHSLGRFVQDPNTRWDYCVRAKRGQTNTAQPGCFSKDQVYLDGILKILRHREKIDFQLLMSLGKVSYEDVDRLKGLAQMEPVRIPHFLQDTACYAEQLEKIMEVNQLTDEELGVLIRED
- the LOC129831016 gene encoding putative tyrosine carboxypeptidase MATCAP2 isoform X3 yields the protein MELALQKYGNYEKFEQATGGNLLTKCRIWYLVKKYMEKEGCIGEIVVNVTDDLLSRASMTVVNSRPTLTINIATAREHWLEGMLRHEIGTHYFRGINNAQQPWNSGVGRKKHNLRPLNPTEEGLASIHSVLFRKDPTLWRAALLYYTVYQASRKSFSQLFHSLGRFVQDPNTRWDYCVRAKRGQTNTAQPGCFSKDQVYLDGILKILRHREKIDFQLLMSLGKVSYEDVDRLKGLAQMEPVRIPHFLQDTACYAEQLEKIMEVNQLTDEELGVLIRED
- the LOC129831016 gene encoding putative tyrosine carboxypeptidase MATCAP2 isoform X1 yields the protein MLESIKVTERLHWPEMEQSKKYLLSSTVPVKMEISKKYSSPTVPDKQPLSPTQVCLEKLSSSILKDLFTTGTSSYNVLLQGEEEERQSPKHSPYRRPKKTVRCASTSSRSHDNHRHPSVTPLLLLGQQGSGDTRDTRHSSHHHVFSSASGGFASGQKAAHSITVLGSTMGLSPRPVARPRKTCFSSSPRTKLPSLPRGGAMREGENTGIKKLCILTAIKPSNVEKEKVKFFKSDFSYNPQFEYSNPVSPLVLARHNNASDRFLTQAVRIMELALQKYGNYEKFEQATGGNLLTKCRIWYLVKKYMEKEGCIGEIVVNVTDDLLSRASMTVVNSRPTLTINIATAREHWLEGMLRHEIGTHYFRGINNAQQPWNSGVGRKKHNLRPLNPTEEGLASIHSVLFRKDPTLWRAALLYYTVYQASRKSFSQLFHSLGRFVQDPNTRWDYCVRAKRGQTNTAQPGCFSKDQVYLDGILKILRHREKIDFQLLMSLGKVSYEDVDRLKGLAQMEPVRIPHFLQDTACYAEQLEKIMEVNQLTDEELGVLIRED